TTGTCCTTCACAGCTTTCTCCAAGTCGACCCCGGTGATGTTGGCCAGCGTGCACATCCACGCCAGGCAATCGGCGAACTCCTCCTCCAGGTTGGCGCGGTCGGGCTTGCCCTTGGCGGCCTGGCCCAGCGCGTGGGCGAGCTCGCCGATCTCCTCGCTCAGCCAGAGGAAGGTGCCGGGGATGCCGCGGGCATTGTCCGTCGCGAAGTAGCGGTCGCGAATGCGCTGTTGAAATTCGGCCAGTTGCATGCGTGCAGGCTAGCACGCCGGCGGCCGGCGCTCGCAGTGAGGAAGCGTCCTTGGTGCGGGTCGAACGCACAACCTTCGCCTTCGGAGGGCGACGCTCTATCCAGTTGAGCTACAAGGACTCCGAGCGCGGAATTGTAACACTCGAATGCGGCGTTTGCCGCCGCCGGAATGGAAGGTTCGTATGCTTGCGGCGATGTCCGAGAGCCCCGCACCGACCGCATCGCAGAGGCCCACGCCGCTGCTCGCCGTGCTGGTGCTGACCTTCGTCTGCTCGCTGGGCACGGGCTCGCTCTGGAGCGCCCTGCCCTTCGTCACCCAGCGCGATTTCAAGTTCACCGAGATGGAGAATCTCTGGCTGGCCGTCATGGACGCGGTGGTCTACATCGCGGCCGCGGCCTATTGCGGGCGAATCGTCAAGGGATTGCGGGCCCATCTCTCGCCGCGCAGCATCATCCTGGCCACGCTCATTCTGCAGGCGCTGGTCTGCCCGCTGCCGATGGTGATCGGCGTGCCCGGCATCATCGTGACCGCGTGCGTCACCAGCGCCGCGAGCGCCTTCATGTGGGCCTCGATCGAGAGCTTCCTCTCCGCGGGACGGCATGGGCATGGGCTGCGCTCCGGCATCGGCATGTTCAACGTCACCTGGACCGCGGCGGTGGCGGTGGCCTTCTACATCATGGCGCCGCTCTTCGCGACCGACCAGACTCGCGTGGCCATCCTGGCGATCGGCCCCTGCTGCATCATTGCCGCGATCTGCCTCATCTGGTTCCCGGCGGCCCCCGCGCCGCACTCGGGGGATGCACACGCCACCTTCATCCCCGCCGTCTACCGGCCGCTGCGCACCGCGTCGCGCTTCCTGATTCCGACTTCGTATCTGCTGATCGGATCGATCGGTCCGCTGCTGCCCTATGTGATCGAGCGCATCGAAATCGCGCCGGTGATGGCCACGCCGCTGGCGGCGACCTGGCTGACGATGCGGGTGATCGCGATCACCGGCATGTGGCGACTGCACTTCTGGCACGGCAAGTGGAGCACGCTTGCCGTGGGCGCCGGACTGATGACCGCGGGATTCGCCGCGGCGGTACTGGCGAATTCGCTGCCGGTGCTGGTGGCGGGCTTGATCGCCTTCGGCGCGGGGCACGCCATCCTCTATTACGCCAGCCTTTATTACGCGCTGAGCGTGGGTCACGGCGACGTCGGTGCCGCGGGAACCTTCGAGGCCCTGGTGGGCGGCGGTTACCTCATGGGTCCGATCGCGAGCCTGGGCGGAGTGGCCCTGGGTGGCGGCGTCAATGTGGTCTGGTGCGTGCTCATCGTTGCCGGGCTGGCATCGCTGCTGGCCCTGCGCGAATGGTGGCGCTGGCGGCGCCATCCCGTGCTCGACAACCAGCCGCACAGCTCACTGATGCATTGACGATCGATTGAGTGCGGTGCGCTTTGCATTGAATGATTTCAGCGCTGCAAGCGCTTCCGCGCGGGCGGTTGCATGATCCACGATCGGCTGCGGATAATTTACACCGAGAATGATTCCGGCATTTCGCAACGCATCGGGTGACGCAGCCCATGGCTGATGGATGAACTCGGATGAAAGGTTCTTGAGCTCGGGCACCCAGCGCCGCACGTAGTCGCCCTTGGAATCGAACTTCTCCCCCTGCAGCACCGGATTGAAGATGCGAAAGTAGGGCGCCGCGTCGGCGCCGCAGCCCGCGCTCCATTGCCAGCCCAGGGTGTTGCTTGCCAAGTCTGCGTCCACGAGTGTCTCCCAGAACCACTCGGTGCCGCGCAGCCAGTGCTGGCGCAGGTGCTTCACCAGGAAGCTGCTGACGTTCATGCGAACCCGGTTGTGCATCCATCCCGTGGCCCAGAGCTGCCGCATGCCCGCGTCGATCAGCGGGTATCCAGTCCGCCCCCGCTGCCATGCGCGAAGCTGCCCATGGTTCGATCGCCAGGGGAACTTCTTGAATTCCGTTCGCAGCGGCTCCTCGGCGGTGCGCGGAAAGTTTGCCAGGATGTGGTAGCCGAACTCGCGCCAGCCCAACTCGGCGCGGAACTTTTCAGCGTTGCCGCGGAAGGGCTTCGACTCCCCCTTGAGGCGGGTTTCCAGTGCATGCCAGGCGCGACGCGGCGAGAGTTCGCCGAAGTGAAGATGCGGACTCAGCCGGCTCGTGCCCGGCACCGCCGGAAGATCGCGGCCTTTGCCATACGCACCGACCGACCGCTTGAGAAACGACCGCAGATGTGCCGCGGCACCCGCTTCGCCCGGAGTCCATTCGGCGGCAAGCCCGGAGATCCAGGCCTTGTCGGGCATGAGTTTCAGCTTCGCCAATGCCAGTGAGCGGGGCCAGAATTTCGGCGGCACAAGTTTTCTCGGCGCGGGCCTGGGCTGCTCGGGTGATGGGAGTGCACGGCAGGTTTTCCAGAATGGCGTGAAGACCTTGTAGGCCAAATCGCCGCCGGTGCGGATCTCGTCAGGGTTAAACATAAGCGATGACTGGAACCGGTGCAGTGAAATCGATCGAGACTGGGCTGCGGCTTTGAGTGCAACCTCCAGTTCAGCCGCCCATGGCTCATATCTGCGGTTGTAGGCAATCGCGGTCGCTCCGGATTCCTTCGCCAGGGCCATGAGTTCCTTCACCGCATCGCCGCGGCGAAGAATCAGGCGCGAGCCCTTGGCTTCGAGCGAGCGGCTCAGCGCACACAGCGATTGATGGAGCCACCATCGACTGGCGCCGCCCACGGCCCAGCGACCCGCACGCACATCGTCCAGGCAATACACCGGAATCACGGGTTCGCCCGTTGCGGCAGCAAAGGCGAGTGCAGGCTGGTCGTCCAGTCGAAGATCGAGCTGGAACCAGACAATCGTTCCGCTCATGCGGAGGGATCCATGCGGCCAAGCTCGAATTGAAGCGCGGATCGAAGCGTGGGTAAATTGAAACGGAAGCCATGAGCCAGCAATTTTTTTGGCTCCACAAAGGCGCCACCGAGCAGCAACTCACTTCCCATTTCACCAAAGAGGGTTCGCACTACAAAGGCCGGCAGCGGAAAGACGAAGGGCCGATGCAATGTTCGAGCAAGCTCGCGGCCGAATTCCCGGTTTGAAAGCGGCGGCGGCGCCGTCGCGTTGACCGGCCCGCTGATTCCCGGCGTGTCAATGGCGAATTGAATGGCCGCCAGAAGATCGTCCAGCGCGATCCAGCTCATTCCCTGCCGGCCGTCTCCCACGGGACCGCCCAGGCCACACTTGAAAGGCGTGAGCAATTTTCCAAGCACGCCCCCCTGGGCCGTGACCACGACGCCGATCCGAAGGTGCACCACGCGGATGCCCGCATCGCTTGCGGCCTTGGTGGCGCGCTCCCATTCCTGGCAGGTCTCGGCGAGGAATCCCTCGCCGCGCGACGAGGTTTCATCTAGCCGCTCGTCGCCGCGCGATCCGTAGAAACCAACGGCGCTGGCGGCAACCAGGACTTTGGGCTTGTCATTCAATTTCGCCAGTGCTTCACAGAGTTGG
This portion of the Planctomycetota bacterium genome encodes:
- a CDS encoding nucleotide pyrophosphohydrolase, with the translated sequence MQLAEFQQRIRDRYFATDNARGIPGTFLWLSEEIGELAHALGQAAKGKPDRANLEEEFADCLAWMCTLANITGVDLEKAVKDKYFGPDGGPKGEK
- a CDS encoding DNA photolyase family protein: MSGTIVWFQLDLRLDDQPALAFAAATGEPVIPVYCLDDVRAGRWAVGGASRWWLHQSLCALSRSLEAKGSRLILRRGDAVKELMALAKESGATAIAYNRRYEPWAAELEVALKAAAQSRSISLHRFQSSLMFNPDEIRTGGDLAYKVFTPFWKTCRALPSPEQPRPAPRKLVPPKFWPRSLALAKLKLMPDKAWISGLAAEWTPGEAGAAAHLRSFLKRSVGAYGKGRDLPAVPGTSRLSPHLHFGELSPRRAWHALETRLKGESKPFRGNAEKFRAELGWREFGYHILANFPRTAEEPLRTEFKKFPWRSNHGQLRAWQRGRTGYPLIDAGMRQLWATGWMHNRVRMNVSSFLVKHLRQHWLRGTEWFWETLVDADLASNTLGWQWSAGCGADAAPYFRIFNPVLQGEKFDSKGDYVRRWVPELKNLSSEFIHQPWAASPDALRNAGIILGVNYPQPIVDHATARAEALAALKSFNAKRTALNRSSMHQ
- a CDS encoding MFS transporter; this encodes MSESPAPTASQRPTPLLAVLVLTFVCSLGTGSLWSALPFVTQRDFKFTEMENLWLAVMDAVVYIAAAAYCGRIVKGLRAHLSPRSIILATLILQALVCPLPMVIGVPGIIVTACVTSAASAFMWASIESFLSAGRHGHGLRSGIGMFNVTWTAAVAVAFYIMAPLFATDQTRVAILAIGPCCIIAAICLIWFPAAPAPHSGDAHATFIPAVYRPLRTASRFLIPTSYLLIGSIGPLLPYVIERIEIAPVMATPLAATWLTMRVIAITGMWRLHFWHGKWSTLAVGAGLMTAGFAAAVLANSLPVLVAGLIAFGAGHAILYYASLYYALSVGHGDVGAAGTFEALVGGGYLMGPIASLGGVALGGGVNVVWCVLIVAGLASLLALREWWRWRRHPVLDNQPHSSLMH